TACTATAATTACTAGATATTTATGTATCCTCTTCAGTGTGCACAGGTAATTTTTTACAAGCCCCTTCATTGAacatttaaactatttttattagGGAAAAATTTCAAGGTAcccaaaagtagaaaaaatagtATAACGAACCCTCTTGTACTTATCACCCAGCTTCAGCAACTCAATTTTTTTGCCCATCTTGTTTCACCTCTCCATTTTTTCCTCTTGGTCAGAAAACTTTAAGGCAAATACTAAAGGTGACAGCATTTTACTCCGTAAGTATTCCGTAATCACCCGAACACTGGTGATGACTTGGTTACTGAAAAATGGACCCACAGGACAAAATGAATAACGCACAGATTTCTCCGCTGGTGATGGAAGAATTGTCACAAAGGTTATTTATGTGTTACGGCTCATTGTGGGTGAGCACCGAGCTGTGCCCTTCCCCTGGGACCCGCGGAGGTGGCGGGCGAGCAGCAGCCTACCCCAGGGCCAAGCCAAAAAATTCCATCTCAGAGGCAGAAGGCGTACATGCGCAATCCGAACCCGGCGTTGCTAGGGCcccaaggaagagagagagagagagagagagaccggatACGACACATACCAATCAGAGAGCTCAAAAGAGTAATCAGCTAGCCAATCCGATTTCGAGAATGAATCAGAGCCTCAACATTACGCTCGTGCCCCCAGGATCCAATTGGAGAGCCGGCTACTTTGGGCGGACTTTTCAAAACAGCTAAAACAAAACACATCAAGGACCTTTAAAAGCTGCAGTGCTACCAGAAACAATCTCCTTCCGCCTTCAATCCTGTCGCTCCCTTTCCTCCCCGCTTCGGATCAATCGCAGAACTACAGCCAACGCCCAGGTTCCACCCTCCGCCCAGGAACCGAGAGGGAGGAGCGGCTCGGTAAAGCAAAGGCGAGCTGAAGATCCCGCAGAACCGCCCGGACACAGTGATTTCGGGGAGGAActctttttcaaatacttttgcGAAGGCAGAGGATCCCTCCGCGGGTAGTCACGTGCCCCGCCCCCCTGGGGGCGTCGgaaactcaaaaacaaaaacaaggggTTTGCTTGGGTCAGTGCTTCCCCGGCGGCACTCCGGACTGAGGAGCAAGGCTCGAGGGGCCGGCGCTGCGCTGCAGCCAGACGTAGGTGCGCGGGGAGCGGGATGAGGCAGCGACCGTGAGGCTAAGGCGGCGGCGGCAGGGCAGCAGGTTCGGATGGCGGCCCGGGGGCACCGCTGAGGCGGCGGGTTGCCGACCGCGGGGGCAGGTCCGGACGCCTGTGCAGCACCCAGCGCCCTCCGGGCCGCGGCACCGCGGGCCAGTGGAGGCGTGCATCCCGCACGGTGAGGGGGCTTCTTCGGCTTCGCGGGGTTCTTTGTTCGCGGTCGGACTCGGGGGAGGGGTGTCAGTGCCCGCCCCTCAGCCCCGGGAGCGACCCCGGCCCTGTCCTCAACTCCAGCTTGGAGGAGTGGGGCCCCCGGAGGGGGAAACGATGGAGAGTCACGGAGGCTAAAAACAGCGCTCTGGTCCCCACCCCCGTTTTGTCGCGGCGGCTGGCCGGGGTGGTGATTTTCGGATCTCCAGCCCCGGGGCTCCGCACAGTTGCGGAAACGGGCCGTCAGGAGACGGTCGGGTGTTGTCCGGGCATGGGGCGAGCTGGATTTCTGTCCACCGGGGGGGGCAGCGCCGCCCCACCGCTCCTGTGGGCCGGGGCTCTGTCGATCGGGTGTATCCGGAGTTGGCGCTGCCGTAGCGGATGGGGAAGGCTTGGGGGCTGGACTCCGGAGAGGGGCTTCTGGAGCTGGGCTCCCTGGGAGGGGCGGGGCTCGGAAGTCTCCTCCCTCCGGTTCTTTGTTCAGTCACGAGACTTTTCTCCCCTTCCCCCTATTGTGTAAAGCGCCCACTCACAGAACCTGCAGCAGTAGCTGCCCCCCGTGCGTTCCGCGGGGCAGAGGCCCCTCCCCCACGGCTTCAGGTGGGGCCCACCGTCCGGACCCAGCCGCCCCGGGACAGTTTCCTGTTTGTGAAACCGccggaggctggggctgggcggTCTGACCCAGCCGTAGCCGGTGGACGTGCCTACGGCCCCTCCTCCTGCCACACCTCCTTGGTCGAGAATTGCGCTGGGGTTCTGGAGGACGTGACTGAACCCCTCACCCGCTCGTCGCCGGGGTGTGCTGGGGCGCCTCTCGCTGGAGGTATTGGCATCGGCTCTTTTCTGTTCTCCCTTgtcccctcccccttctccccagGATACACTCGTAACTGTGTGTAGTATCTTTGCTGCAGATGAAGAATTTGGGGGCAGAGTACTTGGCAGGTCATGAAGGGGTCCAGCTCTTCGGATTGCTAAACCTCTACCTACAGCAGGAACAGAAATTCCAACCTCGAGAAAAAGGGCTAAGCGTGATCGAGGCAACCGCGGAGGTAAGTTCCCAGGAAAGGTTAACTTGCTTAAGCAGCTGATAGGGCTGGAGACGGTAACTTTTTGAGTTGAGTCAGGACTAAAGGCTGCAGAGTTTCTTAAGACCAAAATCGGTCTTCCTGGAGGACTAACATAAATCTTAATATACAGGGTCATGCCTTTGTTTCTTAGCAAGTTGGCAAGAGTTAGCGGTACTAAATCTGGGGAGGTGTTTCATCAAATGTGTCGTCATCAGCCTGCAGCTTCTGGGTGGGAGACTCCCTCGGAGTTCAGCAGTTCATTTGTGGAAATGCCCTCTGCCTATGAAAGAACTTTATAGTAAACtctaaatgaataaaaaacaaaaaagaaaccaaaacattCTATCCATTACAAGGGAATTATATTTGCTATAAAAGCCTTTGGAATTGTGGGAACAGTTCACTGTATATTCAGCTGTTGAAACTCTCatgcaaattttttaaaagcgTGAACATATATAAATTTTGTATTTGGAAAACTGTAGCTTTACTTAAGTGGTACTACTCTTTTGCCCCATATTCCTGAAGATAAAGGGGGGAAAATTGCCTTTTTGGATTGTGTGTATTACCATATAATTCTCAGAAAATCATAACTTTGGCTCTTGGTTTTTATTGCAGAATGAGAACACTTTGTGTTCAAGATTGAGAAATGCCAAAGTAGAAGATTTAAGGAGTTTAACCAACTTTTTTGGATCTTGCACTGAAACGTTTGTCCTGGCTGTCAATATTTTGGACAGATTCTTGGCTCTTATGAAGGTATTTAACCAACTTTATAAATATACCTTCATTTTTCTGTGCCTGGTGCCTTGCACAATACCTTGCACACAaggattcagtaaatatttggcaAATGAATGTAATTACGTGACATAAGGTGAACATTTCGATAAAGAGACTACAAAATTGTGTTCTAAGTTAGGTTTTGCTATACCTGTTAATAGAGCTTCTCTTTGCGGATGTGACATAACTAAGACTACTGTTTTTAGGTATTCTTTCTGTATGTGTATGCAGTCCTTCAAAATGAGTTGTTTATATTTTTCCATCATGTTTCTGTTGGAGCCTAAGTGTTTTTCATACTGAAACATGACAAAGGGAAATACAGCAGTGTGTTAAAGGTGacctactgccttccccatgagaAGTCCTTTCAGAGCACTGGAGCCATGGTCTTAgtaacaattaccagcaactgtTAGAAAAATGAGGCATTCTTCCGCCAATAGGAATGCTCTCAGCTGCTGGGTCAGTTTTCAGGGCACTGAAAAGAAAAGGGCAGCCATCTGTCCATGGCAGCTTTTACATATGCTCCCATCTGTACAACTGATGGAATATTTTTGGGGGCAAATTTGCATTGATGTGTATGGGATGATTCTTAAAGATAGGTAAATAAGAACATAAAAAGATAGACTGTATTATTTTTATGTCCAAAGAAGTAGTATATTATTTTGGTGTTGAAAAGCTTAATTTATTTTGGAGGAGAGTATACTGTTGCAAATTTTGTAAGCTTAAAATGCAGTATATAATTCTGTTAGAAACCTGGCTTTTGAACTTGCACTACATTTTTTACCTGCAGTTATTTAATTTAATGCTCAaaagagctttttcttttttttttaaataaaggcagtttaaaatgtaaaaataatttaaatataattgtgGGTGAGAGTAAGTTTAGGGAAACAGCTTAATGTAGCTGTGTTTTTTTGTAAGGGGCATCATTACAACATGACTTTAAATGTCTGCTTTGCTGAATCAGAGTTTCAGCTGTTAGAAGAAGCTTTTGTTCTTGGTTTTCCAGGTGAAACCTAAACATCTGTCTTGCATTGGAGTCTGTTGTTTTTTGCTGGCTGCTAGAATAGTTGAAGAAGAATGCAACATTCCATCCACTCATGATGTAATCCGGATTAGTCAATGTAAATGTACTGCTTCTGATCTAAAACggatggaaaaaataatttcagaaaaattGCACTATGAATTAGAAGCTACTACTGCCTTAAACTTTTTGCACTTATACCATACAATTATACTTTGTCACACTTCAGAAAGGTAAGTGggatcaaaaattaaaattttgtactTTAGTATTGCTATAGTTAATAGTAAAGAATTAGCGTGCCgatgaaatttatatttttacccCTGCCACACTTTGAAATAGCAGTTCTAGTGGCAAgtccttaaaataatttaaatctttagaagcttaataaatattttgtcctttattttcaTTATGTAGGAAAGAAACACTGAGCCTTGATAAACTAGAAGCTCAGCTGAAAGCTTGCAACTGCCGTCTTACCTTTTCAAAAGCAAAAGTAAGTTGATTTCTTGCTTACATATGTCTCAcagtttctattttgaatttttaaaaaatatttttcttattttttcttgtagCCATCTGTATTAGCTTTGTGCCTTCTCAATTTGGAAGTAGAAACTTTGAAATCCATTGAATTACTGGAAATTCTCTTGATAGTTAAAAAACATTCCAAGGTAAATATCTTCAGTTCTTACCCTTCAAAGGATGTTTCCTtcgtaatgtttttctttttccccctgtGGTGACTTAAACACGAAGTAAAACTTTATGGGGCTCTTAACTTTTATACTCATTATCTCAAGTGTTGAAATTCTCACAATACAGCTTTGACAGTATTATGCTGAAAGGGAACCAGGTCACTTAGCCTTAGCTTCTTCCTGCATTGAGATGTTCCCAGTTCTTACCCGCTGATTCTGCATTGCCTCATGCACATTGTTCTAAAATGCATAATAGGAGGTAGACTTGGTGAATACACTAATGGCATCCCAGTACATCTGTATAGCTGAATTGAATCATCCGTTTAGTAGCATTACCAAAAGGACATcatctatgtttttctttttaactcaccTAGGCCAGCCCAGTGAGTTTTTCAGTCATCAGGGTGTATAATACAAAAAAACATAGTCCTTTTTCATAAACTAATAATCTAGTTGGAGATACTTGGAACTTAACATGAGGTGGTGtgtgttgttattttttattgtgtgtCTCAGTGTCGGATAATACTGAATATAGGTTTTGTTGGCAGAGAAGTAGGCCAGACCAAGAGAGGCACCGTGACTGGGAGCCTGCTTAAACTAAAAGAATCTTAGTGAAAGTTTGGGCAGCAAAGGCTCAAAGGCTGATGGTCACAAAGTTGGTGAACTAGAAAGGCTTGGGAAGCATTTTGGGGTAGGCTTTGTAGATAGACTGTCTAGGGGATAGTCCCAAGCAGGAGTAAGGATACCTAACACAAATAGTGGTTTTTGGAAGCCAAACATGGAAATGAGGCAAAGAGTCATAAATGACCAAGATTTGGATCTAATGATGAAGAGAATATTGTCATCATTGAGGTAAATTTTAGAGAAGTTTATTCAGGTAGGTAGGTATCTAGCAGATATTTGGCAGTCTGGAATAAAAACTGAGAAATCATAGTTGGAGGTTgagatttgaaatttttcatgagGATGTAATAGTTGAAACCATAAGAAACTTGTGGGAGTCTTCTGCACAGGCGTCTGTTGAAACTCTGGGTTTTCAGCATTGGCAGTTTCTGCATTAGGAGCCAGTGAGGAAAGTTTGCTGGTAAGACAAGAGCACTTTGAGGTGAGAGAGGTTTTCAAGGAGTTGGTCAAGAGTATTGAATTTGATGAGAGGCCCAGTATGAGAGTTGGGAGGTGGTTATTTGATTCCGAGGAGGCAATGGCAGTAGAATGAGAAGGGAGTGATAAAAGCCAGATTGCAAGGGGGTTAAAAATGTGGCTGAAATTATGTGGAAATGGAGCCCAAGATGATACAAAATTCTCTCTCATTTGTGGTAAAAGTATTTGtgaatcattttgtttttaacataacTTCTAGCTTTTGTCTTAATCATGAATTAATTATGTTACATTCCTTTGCATTAAAACAATTATATATGCTTGCTAATTGACTTACTAATAGACCTATTTTTAGGTCAGTGTGTTTTCTTAAAATAGGCAAAGCTttctgtgttctgactgctctgtAAATTGTTTATTGTGCTCCCCCttaaactagtggttaccaaattttTATAGTCATAAAGAGATCTAAAACAAAAGCAcagttttattaataaaaattctaAGGTAAATATGTTCAGTTTTTACTCTGTAAGTTTCATTCCTAATGTTTCATTTTCCCTGTGGTGACTTAAATACTGAGTAATACTTTTGACTGCAggtagaatcacctggggagctttaaaaaataatgtgccCAGATCACACCCTGTATCAATTACATATGAACATCTGGGGGTGGAAGCCAGGCACCAGTGTTTTTTAAGGTTCACAGGGTGGTTCCAAGGTGCCCTAAGGTTTAGGAACATTGTTGTAACctcttcattaaaatattttttcaggttAATGACACAGAGTTCATTTATTGGAGGGAGTTAGTTTCTAAATGCCTAGCTGAATATGCTTCTCCTGAATGTTGCAAACCAGATCTTAAGAAATTGGTTTGGATTGTTTCAAGGCGCACAGCCCAGAACCTCCACAACAGCTATTACAGTGTTCCTGAGCTGCCTACGATACCAGAGGGGGGTTGTTTTGATGAAAGTGAAAGGTAAGTAGATACCTTGACAAACCTTCCTCAGACTGAATATTACTGATTTTATACTCAAAACAGAAACCAGGAATATTGCAAGACATACAAGAAAACTCCTACTCTAATAATTTTTCTTCAGGTGAGAAAACAAACCAGAAGTAGTTTTCTTAAAACAGGTAATAATTTAGAAGTGTACCCCTTACCCCTTTTCTTCTTTACTAAAACAAAACACTATGTTGTACAATATATGCCCAGGACTTAACACCTGGTAATTTGTACCTGTTCACCTCTCTTGCCTCCACTGCCACTAATCTGCTCTTTGCATCTGTAAATTTTGGttactttgtttttagattccacatgtgagatcATTCGGTATTTTTGTCTTTCCTCTGACTTAATTTTATTCCTCCCCCTTTTAAAAACTGGTTCTCATCTCCCTTGCTCTTTGAAATACAGTTTTAGttaaaaaacagtaacaacaaaaaactgaaacAGCATTCTGGGCTTTTCAATGTTTGCCATGAATTCTTAATAATGAAAACATGCAAAGAGGCTGTAGGTTAAATGATTGTAAAATTAAGGGAACTACCATCACAGATGTGACAGACAAATGTTTTTACAGTTTTGACAAATGCCATTGTCTTATTAAGACTTAAGTTTTGTTTGTAAAATGAAttacttaatttcattaaatttGATTGTTCTATGCTATAGGATAAAGGACCAGAAGTTTCATTTTCATAGTCTATTGGTGTCTTTGTTTGGTATCTGAGAGTATTGGTGATAGAATTATTGGCCCAAGAAAGACATCAGAACATGTTAGGAGATAACATTCTTAGTCTACATTTATTGGATCTTAAATATTTAGATTTCTACAATTAACTTGCTGATAGTTATTAATTGCTATAAGAATAACAGTTTGGCAGATAATAATTTGTTTAAACCTCTTAAGAAAGTATTTTCTGAGTAGATTACAATGGACTTCATTTTAGGAAGTTCTTAAAGGTTTTGTCTCTGTAAAGCCTAAATTTTGAATGTTAAAATCCTGAGACTAGAGATACTTGTTTACCAGGTTCATTTTACCTTAAAACATTTCAGTGTATTCTG
This sequence is a window from Manis pentadactyla isolate mManPen7 chromosome 5, mManPen7.hap1, whole genome shotgun sequence. Protein-coding genes within it:
- the CCNG2 gene encoding cyclin-G2; amino-acid sequence: MKNLGAEYLAGHEGVQLFGLLNLYLQQEQKFQPREKGLSVIEATAENENTLCSRLRNAKVEDLRSLTNFFGSCTETFVLAVNILDRFLALMKVKPKHLSCIGVCCFLLAARIVEEECNIPSTHDVIRISQCKCTASDLKRMEKIISEKLHYELEATTALNFLHLYHTIILCHTSERKETLSLDKLEAQLKACNCRLTFSKAKPSVLALCLLNLEVETLKSIELLEILLIVKKHSKVNDTEFIYWRELVSKCLAEYASPECCKPDLKKLVWIVSRRTAQNLHNSYYSVPELPTIPEGGCFDESESEDSCEDMSCGEESVSSSPPRDQECTFFFNFRVAQTLCFPS